From a single bacterium genomic region:
- a CDS encoding glycerol-3-phosphate acyltransferase gives MDWAWWLVLAGYAWGTFPGALLVGRYTGHDPTREGSKNPGASNVYRVAGRWPAAWVLLSDVGKGFIAAGLGLIFGDQLIGAACGAAAVVGHIVPLGRYREGGKGVATFEGMLLALTPVVGVILIGVWAVALAGTKRAGAASLVATAAAPAAVAIQGWPAPDVGVAIGVTVVVVARHHENIRRMWRRQEPALW, from the coding sequence GTGGACTGGGCATGGTGGCTCGTGCTGGCCGGCTATGCGTGGGGGACGTTTCCCGGCGCGCTTTTGGTGGGGAGGTATACGGGGCACGATCCGACGCGGGAGGGGTCGAAGAACCCGGGGGCCAGCAATGTGTACCGGGTGGCGGGGCGGTGGCCGGCTGCTTGGGTTCTGCTCAGTGATGTGGGAAAGGGATTCATCGCTGCCGGGCTGGGCCTGATCTTCGGCGACCAGTTGATTGGGGCAGCGTGTGGTGCGGCCGCGGTGGTGGGCCATATCGTGCCGCTGGGACGCTACCGCGAAGGGGGCAAGGGGGTGGCCACCTTCGAGGGAATGCTGTTGGCCCTCACCCCGGTGGTAGGGGTAATTCTCATCGGCGTGTGGGCGGTGGCTTTGGCCGGCACCAAGCGGGCTGGCGCGGCCTCGCTGGTGGCGACGGCGGCTGCGCCGGCGGCGGTGGCCATCCAGGGGTGGCCGGCGCCCGACGTCGGCGTGGCGATTGGGGTGACGGTGGTGGTTGTCGCCCGCCACCATGAGAACATTCGCCGCATGTGGCGACGACAAGAACCGGCTCTCTGGTGA
- the moaA gene encoding GTP 3',8-cyclase MoaA → MSVPLIDTFGRVHRDLRISITDRCNFRCTYCMPADGLDWLPREDLLTFEEIERIAKLMVDRFGIDSIRLTGGEPTVRANLPVLVEKLAALGVDLALTTNGATLGLLAEKLAAAGLRRINISLDSLRPERFEEFTRRDELDRVLDGIDAALAAGLNPVKVNAVMMRGINDDEIVDFARFGRDKGVEVRFIEFMPLDADLSWSNDKVVTLDEIVTTVGEAFPLAPVERSHSPAAVWHYADGQGSFGVIASVTDAFCGNCDRVRLTAEGMFRNCLFAVDEHDLRELVRSEVSDDEIAAVISDVVKDKWAGHAINQVHFIRPGRSMSQIGG, encoded by the coding sequence GTGAGCGTGCCGCTGATCGACACCTTTGGACGGGTACACCGGGATCTCCGTATCTCGATAACCGACCGATGCAATTTCCGCTGCACGTATTGCATGCCCGCCGACGGGCTCGACTGGCTGCCCCGCGAAGACCTGCTCACCTTCGAGGAAATCGAGCGCATCGCCAAATTGATGGTCGACCGCTTCGGCATAGACAGCATCCGCCTCACCGGCGGGGAGCCCACTGTGCGGGCCAACTTGCCGGTGCTGGTGGAGAAGCTCGCGGCCTTGGGCGTCGATCTGGCCCTGACCACCAACGGGGCTACCCTGGGTCTTCTGGCCGAGAAGCTGGCCGCCGCCGGGTTGCGGCGGATCAACATCTCTCTCGACTCCCTTCGACCCGAGCGGTTCGAGGAGTTCACTCGCCGGGACGAATTGGACCGGGTGCTCGACGGAATCGACGCCGCCCTGGCCGCCGGACTCAACCCGGTGAAGGTCAATGCGGTGATGATGCGGGGCATCAACGACGACGAGATCGTGGACTTCGCCCGGTTCGGCCGAGACAAGGGCGTGGAGGTCCGGTTCATCGAATTCATGCCGCTGGACGCCGACCTCTCGTGGAGCAACGACAAAGTTGTCACCCTCGACGAGATCGTGACCACGGTGGGCGAGGCGTTTCCCCTGGCCCCCGTTGAGCGATCCCATTCACCGGCCGCGGTATGGCACTACGCCGACGGCCAGGGTTCGTTCGGGGTGATCGCCAGCGTGACCGACGCCTTCTGTGGAAATTGTGACCGGGTACGGCTCACCGCCGAGGGCATGTTCCGCAACTGCCTGTTCGCAGTAGATGAGCACGACCTTCGGGAGCTGGTGCGCTCGGAGGTCAGCGACGATGAGATCGCTGCCGTCATCTCCGATGTGGTCAAGGACAAGTGGGCCGGGCACGCCATCAACCAGGTGCACTTCATCCGCCCCGGCCGATCGATGTCACAGATCGGGGGCTGA
- a CDS encoding molybdopterin molybdotransferase MoeA has translation MATTRTGSLVMIPLAEAQERVLAGCNLLDEVVVGVDHARGLVTTETVVAPELVPPFDNTAMDGFAVRSSDVADAPVTLAVAGTVAAGVPPDITVGAGQAVRIMTGAVIPPGADAVVMVELTETSPDGTGVTVAQSVPAGNHIRRAGEDLTVGQTVFGPGEVLTPGHLGVLTSLGMYQVRVRPRARVGVMSTGDELVEGPQPLEMGQIRDSNRHTLLSLLAEAGCEPVDLGSMADDEDEIAAGIRAGVEKCDALLTSGGVSMGDYDYVKKVLDEIGDMSWMQVAIKPAKPLAFGLVQGIPVFGLPGNPVSSMVSFELFARPGLRKMMGHPPDTWHRQPVMGRVAEGLRRRPDGKTHFARVRVEYADGEFLARSAGGQGSHQLSAMAAADALAVLPDGDGLDVGEAVSLLILR, from the coding sequence GTGGCGACGACAAGAACCGGCTCTCTGGTGATGATTCCGCTGGCTGAAGCCCAGGAGCGGGTGCTGGCGGGGTGCAACCTGCTGGACGAAGTGGTCGTTGGGGTAGACCACGCCCGAGGGCTGGTCACCACTGAGACCGTGGTGGCGCCTGAGCTGGTTCCCCCATTCGACAACACGGCGATGGACGGTTTTGCGGTGCGATCGTCCGACGTGGCCGATGCGCCGGTGACTCTGGCCGTTGCGGGCACGGTGGCCGCGGGCGTGCCGCCCGATATCACTGTGGGCGCCGGACAGGCTGTGCGCATCATGACCGGGGCAGTCATACCCCCCGGTGCCGACGCAGTGGTCATGGTGGAACTCACCGAGACCAGTCCCGACGGCACCGGGGTGACCGTGGCCCAGTCGGTGCCCGCGGGCAACCACATTCGCCGGGCCGGCGAGGACCTGACGGTGGGCCAGACGGTGTTCGGGCCGGGAGAGGTTCTGACTCCCGGGCACTTGGGAGTGCTCACCAGCCTGGGCATGTACCAGGTGAGGGTGCGGCCGAGGGCTCGAGTGGGGGTCATGTCCACCGGCGACGAGCTGGTCGAGGGGCCGCAGCCGCTGGAGATGGGCCAAATCCGCGATTCCAACCGGCACACGCTGTTGTCTTTGCTGGCTGAGGCCGGGTGCGAACCGGTGGATTTGGGCAGCATGGCCGATGACGAGGATGAGATTGCCGCCGGCATCCGGGCGGGAGTGGAGAAGTGCGACGCCCTTTTGACCTCGGGTGGGGTGAGCATGGGCGACTACGACTACGTGAAGAAGGTGCTCGACGAGATCGGCGACATGTCTTGGATGCAGGTGGCCATAAAGCCGGCCAAGCCGCTGGCGTTCGGTCTGGTGCAGGGCATCCCGGTGTTCGGGCTGCCGGGCAATCCGGTGTCGTCCATGGTGTCGTTCGAACTGTTCGCCCGGCCCGGCCTGCGCAAGATGATGGGCCATCCTCCCGATACCTGGCATCGCCAGCCGGTGATGGGCCGCGTGGCCGAGGGGTTACGCCGCCGACCCGACGGAAAGACCCACTTCGCCCGAGTTCGAGTCGAGTACGCCGACGGCGAGTTCCTGGCCCGATCGGCCGGAGGCCAGGGATCGCACCAGCTGTCGGCCATGGCCGCAGCCGACGCCCTAGCCGTGCTGCCCGACGGCGACGGCCTCGACGTCGGCGAGGCGGTGTCGCTGCTCATCCTGCGCTGA
- a CDS encoding FmdB family transcriptional regulator translates to MPAYDYNCQTCGTLFEVIQSFSEDSLTLCPKADSIASPAACTQPGKGQVSKVFSVPSITFKGDGFYRNDSRSGAKSSTVAGSSTNGDSSNGSEKSDAAKPDAGKSDSSSSESSSREPAKAASSSSDD, encoded by the coding sequence GTGCCCGCCTACGACTACAACTGCCAAACCTGCGGCACCCTCTTCGAAGTCATCCAGTCGTTCTCCGAAGATTCCCTGACGCTCTGCCCCAAAGCCGATTCGATCGCCAGCCCCGCCGCCTGCACCCAGCCCGGCAAGGGCCAGGTTTCCAAGGTCTTCAGCGTCCCCAGCATCACCTTCAAGGGCGACGGCTTCTACCGCAACGACAGCCGCTCAGGGGCCAAGTCATCCACCGTGGCCGGCTCTTCAACCAACGGCGACAGCTCCAACGGCTCAGAGAAGTCCGACGCCGCGAAGCCTGACGCTGGCAAGTCCGACAGCAGCTCATCGGAGTCCTCCAGCCGCGAACCGGCCAAAGCCGCCTCCAGTTCCTCCGACGACTAA